The following proteins come from a genomic window of Phnomibacter ginsenosidimutans:
- a CDS encoding replication-associated recombination protein A gives MSSNIPLAERLRPQTIDEIVGQQHIVGEGTVLRNALLHGHIHSIIFWGPPGVGKTTLANVISHHLQLPFYQLSAISSGVKEIREVIDVAKKQRGAILFIDEIHRFNKSQQDALLGAVEKGIITLIGATTENPSFEVNSALLSRSQVYVLKALERSELEQLLQIAISKDEVLKQLPIQLKETEALIRISAGDARKLLNLLDITVQSLQSKNKSGELLITDKAVMDAAQSRVALYDKKGEQHYDIISAFIKSMRGSDPNAAVYWMARMIAGGEDIEFIARRMVIFASEDIGNANPTAMVMANACYDAVRKLGYPEGRIVLGQCCTYLASSPKSNAAYMAIDEALALVEKTGDQPVPLHIRNAPTKLMKNLGYGKEYQYSHMGEGNFIAQEYFPDALRGTKLYDPGKNAREEELRKFLKSRWGEKYGY, from the coding sequence ATGTCTTCAAATATTCCACTGGCCGAACGATTACGTCCACAAACCATCGACGAAATTGTGGGACAGCAACACATCGTGGGCGAGGGCACAGTGCTTCGCAATGCCTTACTGCACGGGCATATTCATTCCATTATTTTCTGGGGACCTCCCGGCGTAGGTAAAACCACTTTGGCCAATGTGATTTCGCATCATTTACAATTGCCTTTCTATCAGCTTTCTGCCATCAGCAGTGGCGTAAAAGAAATTCGGGAAGTGATTGATGTGGCCAAAAAACAACGCGGTGCTATTTTGTTTATTGATGAAATACATCGCTTCAATAAAAGCCAGCAAGATGCATTGCTGGGTGCGGTAGAAAAAGGCATCATCACCCTGATTGGCGCTACTACCGAAAATCCTTCTTTCGAAGTAAACAGTGCCTTGCTTAGCAGAAGCCAGGTGTATGTGCTGAAGGCATTGGAGCGAAGCGAACTGGAGCAGCTGTTGCAAATAGCCATCAGCAAAGATGAAGTGCTGAAACAGCTGCCTATTCAGTTGAAAGAAACCGAAGCGTTGATTCGCATTAGTGCCGGCGATGCCCGAAAGCTGCTCAATCTGCTCGACATAACTGTACAGTCGTTGCAATCGAAAAATAAGAGTGGTGAATTGCTCATTACTGACAAGGCAGTAATGGATGCGGCGCAAAGCAGGGTAGCCCTGTATGATAAAAAAGGAGAGCAGCACTACGATATTATTTCAGCCTTCATTAAGAGTATGCGGGGCAGCGATCCCAATGCTGCGGTGTATTGGATGGCCCGCATGATTGCCGGTGGCGAAGACATTGAATTCATTGCCCGCCGCATGGTCATTTTTGCCAGCGAAGACATTGGTAATGCCAACCCCACCGCTATGGTAATGGCCAATGCCTGCTACGATGCAGTACGTAAACTCGGTTATCCCGAAGGGCGGATTGTATTGGGCCAGTGTTGTACTTACCTCGCATCATCGCCCAAGAGTAATGCGGCGTATATGGCCATTGATGAAGCATTGGCATTGGTAGAAAAAACAGGCGATCAACCTGTGCCGTTGCATATCCGCAATGCACCAACCAAGCTCATGAAAAATTTGGGCTACGGAAAAGAATACCAATACTCACACATGGGCGAAGGCAACTTTATTGCACAAGAGTATTTTCCGGATGCACTGCGGGGCACCAAACTCTACGACCCCGGCAAAAATGCACGGGAAGAAGAACTGCGGAAGTTTCTGAAA